One genomic segment of Arthrobacter sp. Marseille-P9274 includes these proteins:
- a CDS encoding GH1 family beta-glucosidase, with protein sequence MPAQLQFPNEFLWGAATASYQIEGAAAEDGRRDSIWDTFCRLPGAVAGSDSGGTACDHYHRYPEDIALMQELGLGAYRFSTSWARIRPDAGPVNPRGLDFYARLVDGLLEAGITPWLTLYHWDLPQALEDRGGWANRDTSYAFAEYALSVHDRLGDRVRVWTTLNEPWCSAFLGYCSGVHAPGRQSRPDALAAMHHLLLGHGLATAALRERDPEAELGLTLNLTVPDPADPGDPVDRDAARRIDGQFNRAFLDPVFRQSYPPDFLADVAEYGLERHIRPGDLELVGTPIDFLGVNYYHGEAVTGHRTSTQLLAHGAPVERPAASPYPAADDVSVVPRGLATTAMGWEVQPEGLFRLLMRLQEEYAGPAGTALYVTENGAAYNDRVSADGSVQDLDRIEFIRAHVAECHRAIQAGADLRGYFAWSLLDNFEWAWGYAQRFGLVRVDYDTLARTIKASGRWFGRTAAANSVAEGT encoded by the coding sequence ATGCCCGCACAACTGCAGTTTCCGAACGAGTTCCTTTGGGGCGCGGCCACCGCGTCCTACCAGATCGAGGGCGCGGCAGCAGAGGACGGCAGGCGCGACTCCATTTGGGACACTTTCTGCCGGTTGCCGGGGGCCGTTGCCGGCTCCGACTCAGGGGGCACCGCCTGTGATCACTACCATCGCTACCCCGAGGACATTGCCCTCATGCAGGAGCTGGGGCTGGGCGCCTACCGGTTCTCAACCTCGTGGGCCCGAATCCGGCCGGACGCCGGACCGGTCAATCCCCGGGGCCTGGACTTCTATGCCCGGCTCGTCGACGGGCTGCTCGAGGCCGGCATCACGCCCTGGCTGACGCTCTATCACTGGGACCTGCCGCAGGCCTTGGAGGACCGAGGGGGCTGGGCCAACAGGGACACGTCCTATGCCTTTGCGGAGTATGCGCTGAGCGTGCACGACCGGCTGGGCGATCGGGTTCGGGTATGGACTACGTTGAACGAACCGTGGTGTTCGGCCTTCCTCGGCTACTGTTCCGGCGTCCATGCCCCAGGCAGGCAGTCAAGGCCGGATGCCTTGGCCGCCATGCACCATCTCCTGCTCGGCCACGGACTGGCGACGGCGGCGCTCCGCGAACGGGATCCCGAGGCGGAACTGGGGCTAACGCTCAATCTGACGGTGCCGGACCCGGCGGATCCGGGCGATCCGGTCGACAGGGACGCCGCGCGGCGCATCGACGGGCAGTTCAACCGGGCCTTCCTCGATCCGGTGTTCCGGCAGTCCTATCCGCCGGACTTCCTCGCGGACGTCGCGGAGTATGGGCTGGAACGGCACATCCGCCCGGGAGACCTCGAACTGGTCGGCACCCCTATCGACTTCCTGGGCGTCAACTACTACCACGGTGAAGCCGTGACCGGCCATCGGACCAGCACGCAGTTGCTCGCCCACGGCGCCCCGGTGGAGCGGCCGGCGGCCTCGCCGTACCCGGCCGCCGACGATGTCTCGGTGGTGCCGCGGGGACTTGCAACGACGGCGATGGGCTGGGAGGTCCAGCCGGAGGGACTGTTCCGGCTGCTGATGCGACTGCAGGAGGAGTACGCGGGCCCCGCCGGCACGGCGCTTTACGTCACCGAAAACGGGGCGGCCTATAACGATCGTGTCTCCGCTGACGGTTCGGTTCAGGACCTTGACAGGATTGAATTCATTCGGGCCCACGTGGCCGAGTGCCACCGGGCCATCCAGGCGGGAGCCGATCTGCGGGGCTATTTTGCATGGTCGCTGCTGGACAATTTCGAATGGGCGTGGGGCTACGCCCAGCGCTTCGGGCTTGTCCGCGTGGATTACGACACGTTGGCTCGAACCATCAAGGCCAGCGGGCGGTGGTTCGGCCGGACGGCGGCCGCCAACAGCGTTGCCGAGGGAACCTAG
- a CDS encoding phage holin family protein, whose translation MTRVDNNRTIAVADRSSLVGLVQVAGRLVPRQLNDEVSLAVAELKGKGVKVGVAAGLLAGALLLLASMAISLLVAAILGLGEAIAPWLSALLFAAFFLIVGGILGLIGALRIKKEMPLLPENAIRGIKHDIGVLKEGRSFDPSTLDQKPEPKEEPKKEDQAPKEPAPSLEELRARAGERREHLARIRDGLGQKLDVKPQSERIKSEAASAASRARHAAELRIAAVKRSASSGSAGTAYDLQERWKPLAALAASLATFAVLLRRLLRK comes from the coding sequence ATGACTCGCGTAGACAACAACAGGACCATTGCGGTCGCCGACAGGTCGTCGCTGGTGGGACTTGTCCAAGTGGCCGGCCGCCTGGTGCCCCGCCAGCTGAACGATGAAGTTTCATTGGCCGTAGCCGAGCTCAAGGGCAAGGGCGTCAAGGTGGGGGTTGCCGCCGGCTTGCTCGCCGGGGCCCTGCTCCTGCTGGCGTCCATGGCGATTTCCCTGCTCGTTGCCGCGATTCTCGGTCTGGGCGAGGCCATTGCCCCGTGGTTGTCCGCGTTGCTATTCGCCGCCTTCTTCCTCATCGTGGGCGGCATCCTGGGACTCATCGGGGCCCTGCGGATCAAGAAGGAAATGCCGCTGCTGCCGGAGAACGCCATCCGTGGCATCAAGCACGACATTGGCGTCCTGAAGGAAGGGCGCAGCTTCGATCCGTCCACTCTCGACCAGAAGCCTGAGCCGAAGGAAGAGCCCAAGAAGGAGGACCAGGCCCCGAAGGAACCGGCTCCCTCGTTGGAGGAGCTGCGGGCCCGCGCCGGCGAACGCCGCGAGCATCTGGCCCGGATCCGTGACGGACTGGGCCAGAAACTGGACGTCAAGCCACAGTCTGAGAGGATCAAGTCGGAGGCAGCCTCGGCGGCTTCCCGCGCGAGGCACGCAGCCGAGCTGCGGATCGCCGCCGTCAAGCGCAGCGCGAGCAGCGGCTCCGCGGGTACGGCCTATGACCTGCAGGAGCGGTGGAAGCCGCTGGCCGCCTTGGCCGCCTCGCTGGCCACGTTCGCGGTCCTGCTGCGGCGGTTGCTGCGGAAGTAA
- a CDS encoding CDP-alcohol phosphatidyltransferase family protein, which produces MRIIGAGTREDYEYRELHTFWTVPNLITVLRFLAVPLFAWLVVREAYLEATIVLAVLGSTDWVDGYIARRFDQISSVGRWLDPLADRLAMIVVAVTFFATGIAPLWLLLALLIPDALLLVYTLVLFRGSPDLPVTNIGKIRTALLLAGTPLLLLHKALEPGHEWLRILAYVLLALGCLGHIAACWGYMRAASLKHRRLQLKGSGDVPEARAHE; this is translated from the coding sequence ATGAGGATCATCGGGGCGGGGACGCGCGAAGACTACGAGTACCGCGAGCTCCACACCTTCTGGACCGTCCCCAACCTCATCACGGTCCTGCGCTTCCTGGCGGTGCCGTTATTCGCCTGGCTCGTGGTCCGGGAAGCCTACCTCGAGGCGACGATTGTGCTGGCAGTCCTGGGGTCAACCGACTGGGTGGACGGGTACATCGCCCGGCGCTTCGACCAGATCTCCAGTGTTGGCAGATGGCTGGATCCGCTGGCGGACCGGCTGGCAATGATCGTCGTCGCCGTGACATTCTTCGCGACGGGCATCGCGCCGCTGTGGCTGCTGCTCGCCCTCCTGATACCCGATGCCCTCCTGCTGGTCTACACGCTGGTGCTGTTCCGGGGCAGCCCGGACCTCCCCGTAACGAATATCGGCAAGATCCGCACGGCGCTGCTCCTGGCCGGGACGCCGCTGCTGTTGCTCCATAAGGCACTGGAACCGGGGCACGAGTGGCTCCGGATCCTTGCCTACGTGTTGCTGGCGCTCGGCTGCCTGGGGCACATCGCCGCATGCTGGGGGTACATGCGCGCCGCATCGCTCAAGCATCGCCGGCTGCAGTTGAAAGGGAGCGGCGACGTTCCGGAAGCCCGGGCCCATGAGTGA